The Nyctibius grandis isolate bNycGra1 chromosome 3, bNycGra1.pri, whole genome shotgun sequence genome window below encodes:
- the SDCBP gene encoding syntenin-1 encodes MSLYPSLEDLKVDKVIQAQTAFSSNPANPAILSEASAPIPPDGGLYPRLYPELSQYMGLSLNEEEVQRNLPVAAAAQPQGQLVTRPSTNYMVAPVTGNDIGIRRAEIKQGIREAILCKDQDGKIGLRLKSVDNGIFVQLVQANSPASLAGLRFGDQVLQINGENCAGWSSDKAHKVLKQASGERISMIIRDRPFERIITMHKDSTGHVGFIFKNGKITSIVKDSSAARNGLLTEHNICEINGQNVIGLKDPQIADILATAGNVVTITIMPSSIYEYIIKRMATSIMKSLMDHSVPEV; translated from the exons ATGTCTCTCTATCCTTCCTTGGAAGATCTGAAGGTGGACAAAGTTATTCAG gCTCAGACTGCCTTTTCTTCAAATCCAGCTAATCCAGCAATCTTGTCTGAAGCTTCTGCTCCTATTCCCCCTGATGGAG gCTTATACCCCAGGCTGTATCCAGAACTTTCTCAGTATATGGGCCTGAGCCTCAATGAGGAGGAAGTGCAGAGAAACTTAccagtggcagcagctgctcagccacAGGGT cAACTGGTAACACGACCTTCTACTAATTACATGGTAGCTCCAGTGACTGGAAATGATATCGGAATTCGCAGAGCAGAAATTAAGCAAGGCATCCGCGAAGCGATTTTATGTAAAGATCAAGATGGCAAAATTGGACTTCGCCTTAAGTCTGTTGACAAT gGTATATTTGTACAGTTAGTTCAGGCAAACTCTCCAGCATCCCTTGCTGGTCTGCGGTTTGGGGACCAAGTTCTGCAGATCAATGGTGAAAACTGTGCAGGATGGAGTTCTGATAAAGCACATAAAGTTCTGAAACAGGCTTCTGGAGAAAGGATTTCAATGATCATTCGGGACAG GCCTTTTGAACGAATTATTACTATGCATAAGGACAGCACAGGGCATGTTGGTTTCATATtcaagaatggaaaaataaccTCAATAGTGAAAGACAGTTCTGCTGCGAGAAATGGACTTCTTACAGAGCACAACATCTGTGAAATTAATGGCCAGAACGTAATTGGATTGAAG GACCCCCAGATTGCAGACATCTTGGCAACAGCTGGAAATGTAGTGACCATTACCATCATGCCTTCAAGTATTTATGAGTATATAATAAAGAG